One stretch of Streptomyces sp. A2-16 DNA includes these proteins:
- a CDS encoding bile acid:sodium symporter family protein, with product MPVDPYILLLLGTVGLAALVPARGTTADVASGASTAAIAFLFFLYGARLSTREALDGLKHWRLHVTVLACTFVIFPLLGLAARGLVPVFLTDPLYQGLLFLTLVPSTIQSSIAFTSIARGNVPAAICAGSFSSLVGIVITPLLAAALLGSSGGGFSADSLLEIVLQLLVPFLAGQLTRRWIGGFITRHKKVLGLVDRGSILLVVYTAFSEGMVQGIWHQVSPLRLGGLMVVEAVLLALMLTLTWYGAKALRFDRGDRIAIQFAGSKKSLASGLPMASVLFGAHASLAVLPLMLFHQMQLMVCAVIAKRRSHDPLTEDAGETGESGEVSAPESAAGSRTAVGTTTRSG from the coding sequence ATGCCGGTCGACCCGTACATCCTGCTGCTGCTCGGCACCGTGGGCCTCGCGGCCCTCGTACCGGCACGCGGGACCACCGCGGACGTGGCCTCCGGAGCCTCCACGGCGGCGATCGCCTTCCTCTTCTTCCTGTACGGCGCCCGACTCTCCACCCGTGAGGCCCTGGACGGCCTCAAGCACTGGCGGCTCCACGTCACGGTCCTCGCCTGTACGTTCGTGATCTTCCCGCTCCTCGGCCTGGCCGCCCGCGGACTCGTCCCGGTCTTCCTGACGGACCCGCTCTACCAGGGCCTGCTCTTCCTCACGCTGGTGCCCTCCACCATCCAGTCCTCGATCGCCTTCACCTCGATCGCCCGCGGCAACGTGCCCGCCGCGATCTGCGCCGGCTCCTTCTCCTCCCTGGTCGGCATCGTCATCACCCCGCTCCTCGCGGCCGCCCTGCTCGGCAGCAGCGGCGGCGGGTTCTCCGCCGACTCGCTCCTGGAGATCGTGCTGCAGCTGCTCGTGCCGTTCCTGGCGGGCCAGTTGACGCGCCGCTGGATCGGCGGCTTCATCACCCGTCACAAGAAGGTCCTCGGGCTCGTCGACCGCGGCTCCATCCTGCTCGTCGTCTACACCGCGTTCAGCGAGGGCATGGTCCAGGGCATCTGGCACCAGGTGAGCCCGCTCAGGCTCGGCGGCCTCATGGTCGTCGAGGCCGTGCTGCTCGCCCTGATGCTCACCCTGACCTGGTACGGCGCCAAGGCGCTCCGCTTCGACCGCGGGGACCGCATCGCCATCCAGTTCGCGGGCTCCAAGAAGTCCCTCGCCTCCGGACTCCCCATGGCCAGCGTGCTGTTCGGTGCGCACGCCTCGCTCGCGGTGCTGCCGCTGATGCTCTTCCACCAGATGCAGCTGATGGTCTGCGCGGTGATCGCCAAGCGCCGCTCGCACGACCCTCTTACGGAGGACGCCGGGGAGACCGGGGAGTCCGGAGAGGTCAGCGCGCCGGAGTCAGCCGCAGGGTCACGAACCGCGGTCGGTACAACGACACGTTCCGGTTGA
- a CDS encoding DUF4185 domain-containing protein — translation MPEDARARQRTGTGVGLLLALVLAAVLITALPDGDGRDAGGCTPRTVASWSADDRLTAEFARYGDDAGRADDWTGGDGTHSVRLPDGRLLWLFSDTYLGQVYGPPNPFGESHAWRDAGAPLVRNSAVLMRDGRLESTLPAPLFPDPGPNQWRWPVAARVEPRSPGSDEQVVRVLLWVRTAGASPWIYGVPTATEVATLSLPDLRVESITKVLDEQGVQDPSRRVLFGTTLVEDGEWTYVFGGDDGQAASRSASSAYVARVPRGALAEPGAWEYWDGSAWTTGARPRPVLGDGRRTGVGSAFSVVRHEGTYVLFTMAAGTKGLAAVTSYWACSPTGPWHGPEKDFAPPLPAGQVAAYNPQAHLELSGGGRLVLSYDVNWLETAVASAQLNRNVSLYRPRFVTLRLTPAR, via the coding sequence GTGCCCGAGGACGCACGAGCACGGCAGCGGACCGGCACCGGCGTCGGACTGCTGCTGGCGCTGGTGCTCGCAGCCGTGCTGATCACCGCCCTCCCGGACGGCGACGGCCGGGACGCGGGCGGCTGCACACCGCGTACCGTCGCCTCCTGGTCGGCGGACGACCGGCTCACCGCTGAGTTCGCACGCTACGGCGACGACGCCGGCCGCGCCGACGACTGGACCGGCGGCGACGGCACCCACTCGGTGCGGCTGCCCGACGGACGGCTGCTGTGGCTGTTCTCCGACACCTATCTCGGCCAGGTGTACGGCCCGCCCAACCCGTTCGGCGAGTCGCACGCCTGGCGCGACGCCGGCGCGCCCCTGGTGCGCAACTCGGCGGTGCTGATGCGCGACGGCCGCCTGGAGTCCACCCTCCCGGCGCCCCTGTTCCCGGACCCGGGCCCGAACCAGTGGCGCTGGCCGGTCGCGGCCCGCGTCGAGCCCCGCTCCCCCGGCTCGGACGAGCAGGTCGTCCGGGTCCTGCTGTGGGTGCGCACGGCGGGCGCGTCCCCCTGGATCTACGGCGTCCCGACCGCCACCGAGGTCGCCACGCTCTCGCTGCCGGACCTGCGCGTCGAGTCGATCACGAAGGTCCTGGACGAACAGGGGGTCCAGGACCCGTCCCGGCGGGTGCTGTTCGGCACGACGCTGGTCGAGGACGGCGAGTGGACGTACGTCTTCGGGGGCGACGACGGCCAGGCCGCGTCCCGCTCCGCCTCCTCGGCGTACGTGGCCCGGGTGCCCAGGGGCGCGCTGGCCGAGCCGGGTGCCTGGGAGTACTGGGACGGCTCGGCCTGGACGACCGGTGCCCGCCCGCGCCCGGTGCTCGGGGACGGGAGGCGCACCGGGGTGGGCAGCGCCTTCTCCGTCGTACGGCACGAGGGCACGTACGTGCTGTTCACCATGGCCGCGGGGACCAAGGGGCTCGCGGCCGTGACCTCGTACTGGGCCTGCTCCCCCACCGGGCCGTGGCACGGTCCGGAGAAGGACTTCGCCCCGCCCCTGCCCGCGGGCCAGGTCGCCGCCTACAACCCGCAGGCGCACCTCGAACTCAGCGGCGGGGGGCGGCTGGTGCTCAGCTACGACGTCAACTGGCTGGAGACCGCGGTCGCTTCGGCGCAGCTCAACCGGAACGTGTCGTTGTACCGACCGCGGTTCGTGACCCTGCGGCTGACTCCGGCGCGCTGA
- a CDS encoding zinc-binding dehydrogenase, with product MRRVRYESTGGPLFLEEAPVPEPGPGELLVRCEAVGVTLPVVRKVTEAAEPVPLGGELAGEVVSVGTGATRFRPGERVTGLCFGHGYADFALLHEAMASPVPDAASAVDAVALVRSGLVALGALEAARPEPGETALITAAASGVGHLAVQLARARGASRVVGAVSDPAKGAFVRGLGADATALYTDGSWGEPVDYVLDAVGGELLTPALTALVPGGRLVAYSSGGGTIRAYDLLVGAKSVTGFQMARIARERPELYERWRRELWRMFTDGTLRPVVHGEFALEDAARAHEVIESRRNLGKVVLRP from the coding sequence ATGCGTCGCGTCCGCTACGAGTCCACGGGTGGCCCGCTGTTCCTGGAGGAGGCACCCGTCCCCGAGCCGGGCCCGGGCGAGCTGCTCGTGCGCTGCGAGGCGGTCGGCGTCACCCTCCCGGTCGTCCGCAAGGTGACCGAGGCCGCCGAACCGGTGCCGCTCGGGGGTGAGCTCGCCGGTGAGGTGGTGTCCGTCGGCACCGGGGCCACCCGCTTCCGCCCCGGCGAACGGGTCACGGGACTGTGCTTCGGCCATGGCTACGCCGACTTCGCGCTGCTGCACGAGGCCATGGCCTCCCCCGTCCCCGACGCCGCCTCGGCGGTCGACGCCGTCGCCCTGGTCCGCAGCGGGCTGGTCGCGCTCGGCGCGCTGGAGGCGGCGCGCCCCGAGCCGGGAGAGACGGCACTGATCACGGCGGCCGCGAGCGGGGTCGGTCACCTCGCCGTGCAGCTCGCGCGGGCCCGGGGCGCGTCCCGGGTCGTGGGCGCGGTCTCCGATCCGGCCAAGGGGGCCTTCGTGCGCGGACTCGGCGCCGACGCCACCGCCCTGTACACGGACGGCAGTTGGGGAGAGCCCGTCGACTACGTCCTCGACGCGGTCGGCGGCGAGCTGCTCACCCCGGCGCTGACCGCACTGGTCCCGGGCGGCCGGCTGGTGGCGTACAGCTCGGGCGGCGGGACGATCCGGGCGTACGACCTCCTCGTCGGCGCCAAGTCCGTGACGGGCTTCCAGATGGCGCGGATCGCCCGTGAGCGGCCGGAGTTGTACGAGCGGTGGCGGCGGGAGCTGTGGCGGATGTTCACGGACGGCACCCTTCGCCCCGTCGTGCACGGGGAGTTCGCCCTGGAGGACGCGGCGCGGGCCCACGAGGTGATCGAGTCGCGGCGCAACCTCGGAAAGGTCGTACTCCGCCCGTGA
- a CDS encoding MarR family transcriptional regulator, whose translation MAEAPLPAIRSLPSWLLGRAAARGRALVAEALAAEDVKMWHHVVLSAVRDLAPVAQADLGRAVRLDPKDLVGVLNDLQSAGLVLREPDPRDRRKNAVSLTDEGARLLKRCEKAAREANDELLAPLSAAERAQFMDLLIRISGTEG comes from the coding sequence ATGGCCGAAGCACCCCTGCCCGCGATCCGCTCCCTCCCCAGCTGGCTCCTCGGCCGTGCCGCCGCCCGCGGGCGGGCCCTGGTCGCCGAGGCGCTGGCCGCCGAGGACGTGAAGATGTGGCACCACGTGGTGCTCTCCGCCGTCCGCGATCTCGCCCCCGTGGCCCAGGCCGACCTCGGCCGCGCCGTACGGCTCGACCCCAAGGACCTCGTCGGCGTCCTCAACGACCTCCAGTCCGCCGGTCTCGTCCTGCGCGAACCGGACCCGCGCGACCGCCGCAAGAACGCGGTGTCCCTCACGGACGAGGGGGCACGCCTGCTGAAACGCTGCGAGAAGGCAGCCCGCGAGGCCAACGACGAGCTGCTGGCCCCGCTCTCGGCGGCCGAACGCGCACAGTTCATGGACCTGTTGATCCGGATCTCCGGTACGGAGGGCTGA
- a CDS encoding isochorismatase family protein — MTGPLALDPARSALVLVDLMDRIVALPLEPRKGTEVLAAAEELTTAFRTVGAPVVLVRVERPGVTDQPPGSGLVAGLARHGDIEIVKRTIGAFQGTDLDAVLRERGVTTLVLGGIATNLGVESTARAALDLGYDLVFVEDAMAAFTAAEHESSTRLDFPRLGTVVTVDQVRFVAG, encoded by the coding sequence ATGACCGGACCCCTCGCGCTCGATCCCGCACGCAGCGCCCTCGTACTCGTCGATCTGATGGACCGGATCGTCGCGCTGCCCCTGGAGCCCCGCAAAGGCACCGAAGTCCTCGCCGCCGCAGAGGAGTTGACGACCGCCTTCCGCACGGTCGGCGCACCTGTCGTGCTCGTGCGCGTCGAGCGGCCCGGTGTCACCGACCAGCCGCCCGGCAGCGGCCTGGTGGCCGGTCTCGCCCGGCACGGCGACATCGAGATCGTGAAGCGGACCATCGGCGCCTTCCAGGGCACCGACCTGGACGCCGTCCTCCGCGAACGCGGCGTCACCACGCTGGTGCTCGGCGGGATCGCCACCAACCTCGGCGTCGAGTCCACCGCCCGCGCCGCCCTCGACCTCGGCTACGACCTCGTCTTCGTGGAGGACGCCATGGCCGCCTTCACCGCCGCCGAGCACGAGTCCTCGACACGACTCGACTTCCCGCGGCTCGGCACGGTGGTGACGGTGGATCAGGTGCGCTTCGTGGCGGGGTGA
- a CDS encoding SDR family oxidoreductase: MSLQGQRIVVVGGTSGIGLAVADAAAREGAEVVVASRRRESVDAALKQLPQGVAGDVLDVTSETAVQAFFARTGAFDHLVFTAGEPLRFQALADTDLARARSFLDTRLWGAITAVKHGAPLLREGGSVVLTTGTVARRPMPGTSVVAGLAGAMESLTRALALELAPIRVNVVEPGVVRTELWRELPTQERDGLFASAAESLPVGRVGEPEEIAEAYLYLMRGGFSTGSVVVVDGGTVLV, from the coding sequence ATGAGCCTGCAGGGACAGCGGATCGTCGTGGTCGGCGGCACATCGGGCATCGGTCTGGCGGTGGCGGACGCGGCAGCGCGGGAAGGGGCCGAGGTGGTGGTCGCCTCGCGTCGGAGGGAGAGTGTGGACGCGGCGCTGAAGCAGTTGCCGCAGGGGGTCGCGGGGGACGTCCTCGACGTCACCTCGGAGACGGCCGTGCAGGCCTTCTTCGCGCGGACGGGCGCCTTCGACCACCTCGTCTTCACGGCGGGCGAACCGCTGCGGTTCCAGGCGCTGGCGGACACCGACCTCGCCCGGGCGCGGAGCTTCCTGGACACACGGCTGTGGGGCGCGATCACGGCGGTCAAGCACGGGGCACCGCTGCTGCGCGAGGGCGGGTCGGTCGTGCTCACCACGGGCACCGTCGCGCGCCGGCCCATGCCGGGGACGAGTGTGGTGGCGGGTCTGGCCGGGGCGATGGAGTCGCTGACGCGGGCCCTGGCCCTGGAGCTGGCCCCGATCCGGGTCAACGTGGTCGAGCCCGGGGTGGTCCGCACCGAGCTGTGGCGGGAGTTGCCGACGCAGGAGCGGGACGGCCTGTTCGCGTCCGCGGCCGAGTCGCTCCCCGTCGGCCGGGTCGGCGAGCCGGAGGAGATCGCCGAGGCGTATCTGTATCTGATGCGCGGCGGTTTCAGCACCGGCTCGGTGGTGGTCGTGGACGGCGGGACGGTACTGGTCTGA
- a CDS encoding LysR substrate-binding domain-containing protein: MDLDLRKVRYFVAVAELLHFGRAAERLHIAQPVLSRQIRSLEKDLDADLFHRDSHGVTLTPAGRQLLDDARNLLAAAHATRRRVHRAAHGPHRLVVGFRAGIVLSQALRSFCAARPDIAVEARRVEWDDQEDLILDGTVDLAYVRPPVRERGLELLPLFTENRVVMLPADHRLAGKRELLLADLESEPRLRYADPGPDDVPIRTIEEKFERVVAGQGITLVPESVARLYSRPDITYVPVPDAEPDQVLLAWEANRRSPLVEAFVEAVVEGLKG, translated from the coding sequence ATGGACCTCGACCTGCGGAAAGTGCGCTATTTCGTCGCTGTGGCCGAGCTGCTGCACTTCGGGCGCGCGGCCGAACGGCTGCACATCGCCCAGCCGGTGCTGAGCCGTCAGATCAGGTCCCTGGAGAAGGACTTGGACGCGGATCTGTTCCACCGCGACAGCCATGGCGTCACCTTGACCCCGGCCGGACGCCAACTCCTCGACGACGCCCGGAACCTCCTCGCCGCCGCGCACGCCACCCGGCGCCGGGTCCACCGCGCCGCCCACGGCCCGCACCGCCTCGTCGTCGGTTTCCGGGCGGGCATCGTGCTGTCCCAGGCCCTGCGCTCCTTCTGCGCCGCCCGTCCCGACATCGCCGTCGAGGCCCGCCGGGTCGAGTGGGACGACCAGGAGGACCTCATACTCGACGGCACCGTCGACCTCGCCTACGTACGGCCGCCGGTCCGGGAACGCGGCCTGGAGCTGCTGCCGCTGTTCACCGAGAACCGCGTGGTGATGCTCCCCGCGGACCACCGGCTCGCGGGCAAGCGGGAGTTGCTCCTGGCCGACCTGGAGAGCGAGCCCCGGCTGCGGTACGCGGACCCCGGCCCCGACGACGTCCCGATCCGCACGATCGAGGAGAAGTTCGAGCGTGTCGTGGCAGGTCAGGGCATCACCCTCGTCCCCGAGTCCGTGGCCCGGCTGTACTCGCGGCCCGACATCACCTACGTGCCCGTCCCGGACGCGGAGCCCGACCAGGTGCTCCTGGCCTGGGAGGCGAACCGGAGATCGCCGCTCGTCGAAGCGTTCGTCGAGGCCGTGGTCGAGGGGCTGAAGGGCTGA
- the fdhD gene encoding formate dehydrogenase accessory sulfurtransferase FdhD, with protein MGRVTERRKVIRIRDGALSSRPDTLVTEEPLEIRLNGKPLAITMRTPGDDFALAAGFLVSEGVLARHSDLQNIVYCAGATADGSNTYNVVDVTTTPGVPIPDITLERNVYTTSSCGLCGKASLDAVRTTTRWPINDTPPVRVEPELLACLPDRLRAAQRVFDRTGGLHAAALFTEDGELLDIREDVGRHNAVDKLIGRALQNNNLPLSRTLLLVSGRASFELAQKAVMAGIPVLAAVSAPSSLAVDLAAETGLTLVGFLRGHNMNVYAGEHRLALETATAAQS; from the coding sequence ATGGGACGAGTCACGGAACGACGCAAGGTGATCCGCATCCGCGACGGGGCCCTCTCGTCCCGCCCGGACACACTCGTCACCGAGGAACCGCTGGAGATCCGCCTCAACGGCAAACCCCTCGCCATCACCATGCGCACCCCCGGCGACGACTTCGCCCTCGCCGCCGGCTTCCTCGTCAGCGAAGGCGTCCTCGCCCGACACAGCGACCTGCAGAACATCGTCTACTGCGCCGGCGCCACCGCGGACGGCTCCAACACCTACAACGTCGTCGACGTCACCACGACCCCCGGCGTCCCCATCCCCGACATCACCCTCGAACGCAACGTCTACACGACCTCCAGCTGCGGCCTGTGCGGCAAGGCGAGCCTGGACGCCGTCCGCACGACCACCCGCTGGCCCATCAACGACACTCCCCCGGTCCGTGTCGAACCCGAACTCCTCGCCTGCCTCCCCGACCGGCTCCGCGCGGCCCAACGCGTCTTCGACCGGACCGGGGGCCTGCACGCCGCCGCCCTGTTCACCGAAGACGGCGAACTCCTCGACATACGCGAGGACGTCGGCCGCCACAACGCCGTCGACAAACTCATCGGCCGCGCCCTCCAGAACAACAACCTCCCCCTGTCCCGCACCCTCCTCCTCGTCTCCGGCCGGGCCTCCTTCGAACTCGCCCAGAAGGCCGTCATGGCCGGCATCCCGGTACTGGCAGCCGTGTCCGCGCCCTCCTCCCTGGCCGTCGACCTCGCCGCCGAAACCGGCCTCACCCTGGTCGGCTTCCTGCGCGGCCACAACATGAACGTGTACGCGGGAGAACACCGACTCGCCCTGGAGACCGCCACCGCGGCCCAGAGCTGA
- a CDS encoding OFA family MFS transporter, with protein sequence MSPPVAPPGWSRWLVPPAALSVHLSIGQAYAWSVFKPPLESALGLSGTQSALPFQLGIVMLGLSAAFGGTLVERNGPRWAMTVALICFSSGFLLSALGAATEQYWLIVLGYGFVGGIGLGIGYISPVSTLIKWFPDRPGMATGIAIMGFGGGALIASPWSAQMLESFGSDSSGIALAFLVHGLSYAVFMLLGVLLVRVPRSEKPVESAPSAFEGPQVSARNAVRTPQFWCLWVVLCMNVTAGIGILEKAAPMITDFFKETSTPVSVSAAAGFVALLSAANMAGRIGWSSTSDLIGRKNIYRVYLGVGAVMYGLIALFGDSSKPLFILCALVILSFYGGGFATIPAYLKDLFGAYQVGAIHGRLLTAWSTAGVLGPLIVNWIADRQEDAGKSGSDLYSLSFMIMIGLLVVGFVANELVRPVSARHHIPAPREAADVTARHQSESA encoded by the coding sequence ATGAGTCCCCCTGTCGCGCCCCCGGGGTGGAGCCGCTGGCTCGTGCCCCCGGCCGCTCTCTCGGTCCATCTCTCCATCGGACAGGCGTACGCCTGGTCCGTGTTCAAGCCGCCGCTCGAGTCCGCCCTCGGTCTCAGCGGCACACAGAGCGCACTGCCCTTCCAGCTCGGCATCGTGATGCTCGGCCTGTCCGCCGCGTTCGGCGGCACGCTCGTGGAGCGCAACGGGCCACGCTGGGCGATGACGGTGGCCCTGATCTGCTTCTCGTCCGGCTTCCTGCTCTCCGCGCTCGGAGCCGCCACCGAGCAGTACTGGCTGATCGTCCTCGGCTACGGCTTCGTCGGCGGCATAGGCCTCGGCATCGGCTACATCTCGCCGGTCTCCACCCTGATCAAGTGGTTCCCCGACCGGCCCGGCATGGCCACCGGCATCGCCATCATGGGCTTCGGCGGCGGCGCGCTCATCGCCTCGCCCTGGTCGGCGCAGATGCTGGAGTCCTTCGGCTCCGACAGCTCCGGGATCGCGCTCGCGTTCCTCGTGCACGGACTGTCGTACGCCGTCTTCATGCTCCTCGGTGTCCTGCTGGTGCGCGTGCCGCGCAGCGAGAAGCCGGTCGAGAGCGCGCCCAGCGCCTTCGAGGGGCCCCAGGTCTCGGCCCGCAACGCGGTGCGCACGCCCCAGTTCTGGTGTCTGTGGGTCGTGCTCTGCATGAACGTGACCGCGGGCATCGGCATCCTGGAGAAGGCCGCGCCGATGATCACGGACTTCTTCAAGGAGACGTCGACCCCGGTCTCGGTGTCGGCAGCGGCAGGCTTCGTCGCGCTGCTGTCGGCCGCCAACATGGCGGGCCGGATCGGCTGGTCGTCGACGTCCGACCTGATCGGACGGAAGAACATCTACCGCGTCTACCTGGGCGTGGGCGCGGTGATGTACGGGCTCATCGCACTGTTCGGCGACTCCTCCAAGCCGCTGTTCATCCTGTGTGCGCTGGTGATCCTGTCCTTCTACGGCGGCGGCTTCGCGACGATCCCCGCCTATCTCAAGGACCTCTTCGGGGCCTACCAGGTCGGGGCCATCCACGGCCGGCTGCTGACCGCCTGGTCCACGGCCGGTGTCCTCGGACCCCTGATCGTCAACTGGATCGCCGACCGGCAGGAGGACGCGGGCAAGAGCGGGTCCGACCTCTACAGCCTCTCCTTCATGATCATGATCGGGCTGCTCGTCGTCGGCTTCGTCGCCAACGAACTGGTCCGCCCCGTCAGTGCCCGTCACCACATTCCCGCACCGAGGGAGGCCGCCGATGTCACAGCCCGACACCAGTCAGAGTCCGCCTGA
- a CDS encoding beta-ketoacyl-ACP synthase III, translating into MNGSRIAAVGHYQPAKVLTNEDLAALVDTSDEWIRSRVGIRTRHIAGPDEPVDELAAHAAAKALASAGLAPADIDLVLVATSTAVDRSPNMAARVAARLGIPSPAAMDVNVVCAGFTHALATADHTVRAGAATRALVIGADKMSAVTDWSDRTTCVLVGDGAGAAVVEGAEVPGISPVLWGSVPEMGHAVRIEGEPARFAQEGQSVYRWATTKLPALARQACERAGLTPADLAAVVLHQANLRIIEPLAEKIGAVNAVVARDVSESGNTSAASIPLAFSKLVEQGEISTGDPVLLFGFGGNLSYAGQVIRCP; encoded by the coding sequence ATGAACGGCTCGCGGATCGCCGCAGTCGGCCACTACCAGCCCGCCAAGGTACTCACCAACGAGGACCTGGCGGCCCTGGTCGACACCAGCGACGAGTGGATCCGGTCCCGCGTGGGGATCCGTACCCGCCACATCGCCGGCCCCGACGAGCCGGTCGACGAGCTCGCCGCGCACGCCGCCGCCAAGGCGCTGGCCTCGGCCGGGCTCGCACCCGCCGACATCGACCTGGTCCTGGTCGCCACCTCGACCGCCGTCGACCGGTCCCCGAACATGGCCGCCCGGGTCGCGGCCCGGCTCGGCATCCCCTCGCCCGCCGCGATGGACGTCAACGTGGTCTGCGCCGGGTTCACCCACGCGCTGGCCACCGCCGACCACACCGTGCGGGCCGGCGCGGCGACCCGGGCCCTGGTCATCGGCGCCGACAAGATGTCCGCGGTGACCGACTGGAGCGACCGCACCACCTGCGTGCTCGTCGGCGACGGGGCGGGCGCGGCGGTCGTCGAGGGGGCCGAGGTGCCCGGCATCTCGCCCGTGCTGTGGGGATCGGTGCCGGAGATGGGGCACGCCGTGCGGATCGAGGGCGAGCCGGCGCGCTTCGCCCAGGAGGGGCAGAGCGTCTACCGCTGGGCGACCACGAAGCTTCCGGCGCTGGCCCGGCAGGCCTGCGAACGCGCCGGGCTCACCCCGGCGGACCTGGCCGCCGTCGTCCTGCACCAGGCGAACCTGCGGATCATCGAGCCGCTCGCGGAGAAGATCGGCGCGGTCAACGCCGTGGTGGCCCGTGATGTCTCGGAGTCCGGGAACACGTCGGCGGCGAGCATTCCGCTCGCGTTCTCCAAGCTGGTCGAGCAGGGCGAGATCTCGACCGGGGACCCGGTGCTGCTGTTCGGGTTCGGGGGCAACCTGTCGTACGCGGGTCAGGTCATCCGCTGTCCCTGA
- a CDS encoding GntR family transcriptional regulator gives MLSTGLPQGAVPKLERPGPLRDRVYEALLELITTRALQPGQHLVESELAGHLGVSRQPVREALQRLNTEGWVDLRPAQGAFVHEPTDEEADQLLTVRTLLEAEAARLAAANAGSAGIAVLEELCAQGEKAVDADDVDAAVALNARFHAKIMELAGNAVLAELAGQVDRRVRWYYTPIARQRGRQSWIEHRELIAAIAGRDQRRATELMREHTEHTRTSYHARQRS, from the coding sequence ATGTTGTCGACAGGACTGCCGCAGGGAGCCGTGCCGAAGCTGGAGCGTCCCGGACCGCTGCGCGATCGCGTGTACGAGGCGCTGCTGGAACTCATCACCACTCGCGCTCTGCAGCCGGGTCAGCATCTCGTGGAGAGCGAGTTGGCCGGTCATCTGGGGGTGTCCCGGCAGCCGGTGCGTGAGGCGTTGCAGCGGTTGAACACCGAGGGGTGGGTGGATCTGCGGCCGGCCCAGGGTGCGTTCGTGCATGAGCCGACGGACGAGGAGGCGGATCAACTCCTCACTGTGCGTACGTTGTTGGAGGCGGAGGCGGCCCGGCTCGCCGCCGCGAACGCGGGCAGCGCGGGCATCGCCGTACTGGAGGAGCTCTGCGCGCAGGGCGAGAAGGCCGTCGACGCCGATGACGTGGACGCCGCCGTCGCCCTGAACGCCCGCTTCCACGCGAAGATCATGGAGCTGGCGGGCAACGCGGTGCTCGCCGAACTGGCGGGGCAGGTGGACCGCCGGGTGCGCTGGTACTACACGCCGATCGCCCGGCAGCGCGGCCGGCAGTCCTGGATCGAGCACCGTGAGCTGATCGCCGCGATCGCCGGCCGGGACCAGCGCCGGGCCACCGAGCTGATGCGCGAGCACACCGAGCACACGCGGACGTCGTATCACGCACGCCAGCGGTCGTAG
- a CDS encoding NAD(P)H-binding protein, translated as MFLVTGATGNVGAELVRALAESGERVRAVSRSGRGEGLPAGVEAVAGDLNRPESVRAALDGVRGLFLMPGYDGQRQILADARAAGVRRVVLLSGLSAGTGDRSNAVAGYLLAAEDDVRDSGLAWTIVRPTSFMTNALRLVDGIREGDTVRVPFPDARTTDIDPYDIAQVALRGLLSEEFAGRVLEVTGPEALLPADRVRILGEVLGRDLRAVGLEHEEARAEMEASGMPKSYVDAFFAFFVDGTLDESVVLPTVEQVTGRPPRTFAQWARAHQDAF; from the coding sequence ATGTTTCTGGTGACGGGTGCGACGGGGAACGTGGGCGCCGAACTGGTACGGGCGCTGGCGGAGTCCGGCGAGCGGGTGCGTGCGGTCAGCCGGTCCGGGCGCGGCGAGGGGTTACCGGCGGGCGTGGAGGCCGTGGCGGGCGATCTGAACCGGCCGGAGAGCGTGCGGGCCGCCCTGGACGGCGTACGGGGGCTGTTCCTCATGCCCGGCTACGACGGCCAGCGGCAGATCCTGGCGGACGCGCGGGCCGCGGGAGTCCGCCGCGTGGTGCTGCTGTCCGGTCTGTCGGCGGGTACCGGCGACCGGAGCAACGCGGTCGCCGGCTATCTGCTCGCCGCGGAGGACGACGTGCGCGACTCGGGCCTCGCGTGGACGATCGTCCGCCCGACGAGCTTCATGACCAACGCGCTCCGGCTCGTGGACGGGATCCGCGAGGGCGACACGGTCCGGGTGCCCTTCCCGGACGCGCGGACCACCGACATCGACCCGTACGACATCGCGCAGGTCGCCCTGCGCGGCTTGCTGTCGGAGGAGTTCGCGGGCCGCGTCCTCGAAGTCACCGGCCCCGAGGCGCTGTTGCCCGCCGACCGGGTACGGATCCTCGGCGAGGTGCTGGGCCGGGACCTGCGCGCCGTGGGCCTGGAGCACGAGGAGGCACGGGCCGAGATGGAGGCGTCCGGCATGCCGAAGTCCTACGTCGACGCCTTTTTCGCCTTCTTCGTCGACGGCACCCTCGACGAATCGGTGGTGCTTCCCACGGTGGAGCAGGTCACAGGTCGGCCGCCGCGCACCTTCGCGCAGTGGGCACGGGCACACCAGGACGCGTTCTAG